In Actinomyces weissii, a genomic segment contains:
- a CDS encoding NAD(P)H-dependent glycerol-3-phosphate dehydrogenase — protein sequence MSRREQAGTAEAARFTRAAVIGSGAWGTTFASLLGQGGTRTTIWARRPEVAAEINQGTNERYVPGHRLPACVDATTDLRAAVAGADLVVVAVPSQSARQVLEPLHGQLAPSCLAVSLMKGIELGTGARMSQVLQQALDLPAERVVVVSGPNLADEIAAGQPTATVVAAQGLRAPEVAATVASLCATPTFRPYTNTDLLGVELCGAVKNVIALAVGVASGRGLGDNTKATIITRGLVEITRLGLRLGADPATFSGLAGMGDLVATCSSPLSRNQTFGRHLGEGMSVEQAAQASRGVAEGAKSARAVLDLAGAHGVEMPITAAVAAIVEGRLSVREATEALLSRPRKAEGVDAKPL from the coding sequence GTGAGCCGCCGCGAGCAGGCGGGGACGGCGGAGGCCGCCCGCTTCACGCGCGCAGCCGTCATCGGCTCCGGTGCCTGGGGCACCACCTTCGCCTCGCTGCTGGGGCAGGGCGGCACCCGCACCACCATCTGGGCCCGCCGCCCGGAGGTGGCCGCCGAGATCAACCAGGGCACCAACGAGCGCTACGTGCCCGGCCACCGCCTGCCCGCCTGCGTGGACGCCACCACGGACCTGCGGGCAGCGGTCGCAGGCGCGGACCTGGTGGTGGTGGCCGTCCCCAGCCAGTCCGCCCGCCAGGTGCTGGAGCCCCTGCACGGCCAGCTGGCCCCCTCCTGCCTGGCCGTGTCCCTGATGAAGGGCATCGAGCTGGGCACGGGCGCGCGCATGAGCCAGGTGCTGCAGCAGGCCCTGGACCTGCCCGCCGAGCGGGTAGTGGTGGTCTCCGGCCCTAACCTGGCTGACGAGATCGCTGCCGGGCAGCCCACGGCCACGGTCGTGGCGGCCCAGGGGCTGCGGGCCCCGGAGGTGGCCGCCACCGTCGCCTCCCTGTGCGCCACCCCCACCTTCCGCCCCTACACCAACACGGACCTGCTGGGCGTGGAGCTGTGCGGGGCCGTCAAGAACGTGATCGCCCTGGCGGTGGGGGTGGCCAGCGGCAGGGGCCTGGGGGACAACACCAAGGCCACCATCATCACCCGGGGCCTGGTGGAGATCACCCGCCTGGGGCTGCGGCTGGGGGCCGACCCCGCCACCTTCTCCGGCCTGGCCGGGATGGGGGACCTGGTGGCCACCTGCTCCTCGCCCCTGTCACGCAACCAGACCTTCGGGCGGCACCTGGGGGAGGGCATGAGCGTGGAGCAGGCCGCGCAGGCCTCCCGGGGCGTGGCCGAGGGCGCCAAGTCCGCCCGCGCCGTGCTGGACCTGGCGGGCGCCCACGGCGTCGAGATGCCCATAACCGCGGCGGTGGCCGCGATCGTGGAGGGGCGGCTGAGCGTGAGGGAGGCCACGGAGGCCCTGCTCTCGCGCCCCCGCAAGGCTGAGGGCGTCGACGCTAAGCCGCTCTGA
- a CDS encoding D-alanine--D-alanine ligase family protein, with product MPRDNDITSSPAVPAPAASPAPEPAGRPSARPRVAVVFGGRSGEHTISCATAAGVLRAIDRERYDVVPVGITRSGKWVRVADDPAALELDDSRPPVEITVEGMGQGELVVALGGGPLTAVTAGGPELLGEVDVVLPLLHGPYGEDGTIQGLLEMLGLPYVGCGVLASAAGMDKQVTKVLLGAAGIETAPHVVVGPHRWAREREQVLAECQSLGYPLFVKPARAGSSLGITRVDAGGDLVAAIEAARLVDPKVLVEAGVVGREVEVAVLAGHGDDAPRVAEPGEIVMDAAHGAGEFYDYETKYLAHEAVQMVCPARTTPQERELLMSTAARAFEALGGEGLMRVDFFLTADGRALVNEVNTMPGFTPFSMYPYMWQVSGLGYTELVTELIELALERPTDVNR from the coding sequence ATGCCACGTGACAATGACATTACGTCTTCCCCTGCTGTCCCTGCCCCGGCTGCCTCCCCCGCCCCTGAGCCCGCTGGCCGCCCCAGCGCCCGACCCCGGGTGGCGGTCGTCTTCGGGGGCCGTAGCGGGGAGCACACCATCTCCTGCGCCACCGCCGCCGGGGTGCTGCGCGCGATCGACCGGGAGCGCTACGACGTCGTCCCCGTGGGCATCACCCGCAGCGGCAAGTGGGTGCGGGTGGCGGACGACCCGGCGGCCCTGGAGCTGGACGACTCCCGCCCGCCGGTGGAGATCACCGTGGAGGGCATGGGCCAGGGCGAGCTGGTGGTGGCCCTGGGCGGCGGCCCCCTGACCGCCGTGACCGCCGGGGGGCCCGAGCTGCTGGGGGAGGTGGACGTCGTCCTGCCGCTGCTGCACGGCCCCTACGGGGAGGACGGCACCATCCAGGGCCTGCTGGAGATGCTGGGCCTGCCCTACGTGGGCTGCGGCGTGCTGGCCAGCGCCGCCGGCATGGACAAGCAGGTCACCAAGGTGCTGCTGGGGGCCGCCGGTATCGAGACCGCCCCGCACGTGGTTGTGGGCCCGCACCGCTGGGCACGGGAGCGCGAGCAGGTGCTGGCCGAGTGCCAGTCCCTGGGCTACCCGCTGTTCGTCAAGCCTGCCCGGGCGGGCTCCTCCCTGGGTATCACCCGGGTGGATGCGGGCGGGGACCTGGTGGCCGCCATCGAGGCCGCCCGCCTGGTGGACCCCAAGGTGCTGGTGGAGGCTGGCGTGGTGGGCCGGGAGGTGGAGGTGGCGGTGCTGGCCGGGCACGGCGACGACGCCCCCCGCGTGGCCGAGCCGGGAGAGATCGTCATGGACGCCGCCCACGGGGCCGGGGAGTTCTACGACTACGAGACCAAGTACCTGGCCCACGAGGCCGTGCAGATGGTCTGCCCCGCCCGCACCACCCCCCAGGAGCGTGAGCTGCTGATGAGCACCGCCGCCCGCGCCTTCGAGGCCCTGGGCGGGGAGGGGCTGATGCGCGTGGACTTCTTCCTGACCGCTGACGGCCGCGCCCTGGTCAACGAGGTCAACACCATGCCCGGCTTCACGCCCTTCTCCATGTACCCCTACATGTGGCAGGTCTCCGGCCTGGGCTACACCGAGCTGGTCACTGAGCTGATCGAGCTGGCCCTGGAGCGCCCCACCGACGTCAACCGCTGA
- a CDS encoding LacI family DNA-binding transcriptional regulator, whose amino-acid sequence MDPAQAGDPVTRRAPSIDDVARLAGVSAQTVSRVSRGSDKVRPSTRDKVLVAMRQLGYVPNRAARALRSGSYHVIGVLTQQVERTGEAHTLSGVLDAARARGIAVTVTQVNHPEADAMHAAVTDLVRQPVEGLVIVQSGRATAEHLALPPGLPVASSDSALVGYYPSASADQVGGVEAAIDHLVGLGHRQVQHVCGPEDSQSARLRQTAWARRLEQHGLPVPPPLPGGWEATDGYRAGCLLAEDPQVTAVFCANDEVALGLVCALQQRGRRVPQDVSVVGFDGLSLGAYASPPLTTVQLDFHRAGATMVELIMEQIEEGPKDGARRVTIPTKLVVRSSTAPPPH is encoded by the coding sequence ATGGATCCTGCACAGGCAGGTGACCCCGTCACCCGGCGCGCCCCCTCAATCGACGACGTCGCTCGCCTCGCGGGCGTCTCCGCACAGACCGTCTCGCGGGTCTCGCGCGGCTCGGACAAGGTCCGCCCCAGCACGCGCGACAAGGTCCTGGTGGCCATGCGCCAGCTCGGGTACGTCCCCAACCGCGCCGCCCGGGCCCTGCGCAGCGGCTCCTACCACGTGATCGGCGTCCTCACCCAACAGGTGGAGCGCACCGGGGAGGCGCACACCCTCAGCGGGGTCCTGGACGCCGCCAGGGCCCGGGGGATCGCCGTCACCGTCACCCAGGTCAACCACCCGGAGGCCGACGCCATGCACGCAGCCGTGACCGACCTCGTGCGGCAGCCGGTCGAGGGCCTGGTGATCGTGCAGTCCGGCCGGGCGACGGCGGAGCACCTGGCGCTCCCGCCAGGACTGCCCGTAGCCTCCTCCGACTCCGCCCTGGTCGGCTACTACCCCTCAGCCTCCGCTGACCAGGTAGGCGGCGTGGAGGCCGCTATAGACCACCTGGTCGGCCTGGGGCACCGCCAGGTGCAGCACGTCTGCGGCCCCGAGGACTCCCAGTCGGCCCGGCTGCGCCAGACCGCCTGGGCCCGCAGGCTCGAGCAGCACGGGCTGCCGGTGCCCCCGCCGCTGCCCGGCGGCTGGGAGGCCACGGACGGCTACCGCGCCGGCTGCCTGCTGGCTGAGGATCCGCAGGTGACCGCCGTCTTCTGCGCCAATGACGAGGTCGCCCTCGGGCTGGTCTGCGCGCTGCAGCAGCGCGGCCGCCGGGTCCCCCAGGACGTGTCGGTGGTCGGTTTTGACGGGCTGTCCCTGGGGGCCTACGCCTCTCCCCCGCTGACCACGGTCCAGCTCGACTTCCACCGCGCCGGTGCGACCATGGTGGAGCTGATCATGGAGCAGATCGAGGAGGGGCCCAAGGACGGGGCCCGGCGCGTCACGATCCCGACCAAGCTGGTTGTGCGCAGCTCGACGGCGCCGCCGCCCCACTGA
- a CDS encoding AMIN-like domain-containing (lipo)protein encodes MTTITRRRVLTAVPLALSGLLVGCGRETAPSQDSSTSSTKLAPTGTASAATPSLPPQPEPTGSTGAWLSEASSQPASGSPDLVITAVRTGVHEGYDRLVVDFTGTGTPGWDVQWVEEAYTQGKGDQITVEGDHLLLLRGTGVTMPVLPEQQQVAYQGPSLLPVGGAGLVAAYLDPTFEAQFQLVLGTRTRAYRVEALSSPTRLVVDVAHPQA; translated from the coding sequence ATGACCACCATCACCCGCCGTCGTGTACTTACCGCCGTGCCGCTAGCCCTCTCGGGCCTGCTGGTGGGCTGTGGCCGGGAGACCGCCCCCAGCCAGGACTCCTCCACCAGTTCTACCAAGCTGGCGCCTACCGGCACCGCCTCCGCGGCCACGCCCAGCCTGCCACCCCAGCCGGAGCCCACGGGCAGCACAGGGGCCTGGCTGAGCGAGGCCAGCTCCCAGCCCGCCTCCGGCAGCCCGGACCTGGTCATCACCGCCGTGCGCACCGGGGTCCACGAGGGCTACGACCGGCTGGTGGTCGACTTCACCGGCACGGGCACGCCCGGCTGGGACGTGCAGTGGGTGGAGGAGGCCTACACCCAGGGCAAGGGGGACCAGATCACGGTGGAGGGAGACCACCTCCTGCTGCTGCGCGGCACCGGGGTGACCATGCCGGTGCTGCCCGAGCAGCAGCAGGTCGCCTACCAGGGGCCCTCCCTGCTGCCGGTGGGCGGGGCCGGACTGGTGGCCGCCTACCTGGACCCGACCTTTGAGGCGCAGTTCCAGCTGGTGCTGGGCACCCGGACGCGCGCCTACCGGGTGGAGGCCCTGAGCTCCCCCACCCGCCTGGTGGTGGACGTGGCCCACCCGCAGGCCTAG
- the rpmB gene encoding 50S ribosomal protein L28 has protein sequence MAAVCDVCGKGPIFGKSVSHSHVRTSRRWNPNIQRVRAIVKGAPKRLNVCTSCLKAGKVTRNA, from the coding sequence GTGGCTGCTGTGTGCGACGTCTGCGGCAAGGGCCCCATCTTCGGCAAGAGCGTCTCGCACTCCCACGTGCGGACCAGCCGCCGTTGGAACCCGAACATCCAGCGCGTGCGTGCGATCGTGAAGGGCGCCCCCAAGCGCCTGAACGTGTGCACGTCCTGCCTCAAGGCCGGGAAGGTTACCCGCAACGCCTGA
- a CDS encoding lysophospholipid acyltransferase family protein yields MTPFYRFAARGAIIPFLRLVSRHHVRGTEHIPREGGFIAVCNHLSDLDSLTAMRCLVDAGVPVYSLAKSTIFSVPVLGHVFKAGGQIPVYRGTEQAGSSLIEAERRLRQGDAIMIFPEGTLSRDPLKWPMTGKTGAARLAMATGVPVLPMGQWGAQDILDSFGGGFHPFPRKDVHVVIREPFTLEQYGSDTSDREAVRAATAEIMRRITEIVEELRGEKAPRPYDMHYDGDPGPDKRGVRKPDPVPVEDTQPTAPASAAPAASTSASGDPVSAPAEDASEVPAPEVPGPDQGQQ; encoded by the coding sequence ATGACCCCCTTTTACCGCTTCGCCGCCCGGGGGGCGATCATCCCCTTCCTGAGGCTCGTCTCCCGCCACCACGTGCGCGGCACCGAGCACATTCCCCGGGAGGGCGGCTTCATCGCCGTGTGCAACCACCTGTCCGACCTGGACTCCCTGACCGCCATGCGCTGCCTGGTGGACGCTGGCGTGCCCGTCTACTCCCTGGCCAAGTCCACGATCTTCTCGGTGCCGGTGCTGGGGCACGTGTTCAAGGCGGGCGGGCAGATCCCCGTATACCGGGGCACCGAGCAGGCCGGGAGCTCCTTGATCGAGGCGGAGCGGCGACTGCGGCAGGGCGACGCCATCATGATCTTCCCGGAGGGCACCCTCTCCCGTGACCCCCTCAAGTGGCCCATGACCGGCAAGACCGGGGCCGCCCGCCTGGCCATGGCCACCGGCGTGCCCGTGCTGCCCATGGGCCAGTGGGGGGCGCAGGACATCCTGGACTCCTTCGGCGGGGGCTTCCACCCCTTCCCGCGCAAGGACGTGCACGTGGTCATCCGCGAGCCCTTCACGCTGGAGCAGTACGGCTCTGACACGAGCGACCGGGAGGCGGTGCGGGCCGCCACCGCCGAGATCATGCGGCGGATCACCGAGATCGTGGAGGAGCTGCGGGGCGAGAAGGCCCCTCGCCCCTACGACATGCACTACGACGGCGACCCGGGCCCGGACAAGCGCGGGGTCCGCAAGCCCGATCCTGTGCCCGTGGAGGACACTCAGCCGACGGCGCCCGCCAGCGCCGCTCCCGCCGCGTCCACCAGCGCCTCCGGCGATCCCGTCAGCGCCCCGGCTGAGGACGCCTCCGAGGTCCCTGCCCCGGAGGTTCCCGGCCCGGACCAGGGGCAGCAGTGA
- a CDS encoding glycoside hydrolase family 2 TIM barrel-domain containing protein, translating into MIVPRYYEDLSVLHENTLPPRAYYVPDSGAAPRPVPQRERSDRFQLLTGTWMMAYYPSVHELTEPFWQEGADLSGFRAHEVPGTWQFQGLDAHQYTNVRYPIPLDPPFVPQDNPAGAYLTSFDYVPDPAAPTTTLVFEGVDSCFYVWLNGTYVGYSQVSHATSEFDVSALVRAGGNRLAVLVLKWCDGTYLEDQDKFRTTGIFRDVYLLKRPTAHVHDYVVTTTVGQQPGDRAVVSLRASFRGGEPQVRAVLTDDAGTRLAAGELRRTGDDDEPHPWSVELPVDQPRLWSAEDPYLYNLEIVAADEVIRERVGVRTVRTAGPVLLVNERPVKLRGVNRHDSDPLTGPTVSLAHMERDLRLMREHNINAVRSAHYPNDPRFYQLCDEYGFYVMSEADNESHGTQTQFLEDSSWPNVVEHWNERIANNPDWIEPTLDRVRLCVTRERNRPSIISWSAGNECAYGWTFEAALLWMKTVDPTRVTHYESAYYRSQDRRYDYSSIDLYSRMYPALDEIREYLAAEPDKPLVLVEYSHAMGNGPGDLEDYWQLILDEPRMCGGFVWEWCDHAVRAGTTPEGRPVYLYGGDHGETVHDGNFCVDGLVRPDRVPHTGLKELWNVQRPVRVCGTDLPAGTLRLRNLLDFTPLRGTVELTAVLTVDGAVAATCPLGLEEPVEPGATTTVTLPQPLLDAVPDAGRCTLTVEYRLARPLPLLEPGHLLGFDELPVPTVDPRPAAVREVLDREACGVPPRATTSGTCITVTGSGFRYVFDRRCGMLAEAEVSGNRLLDAPVSLNIWRAPTDNDRHLQVEWKRARYDQACTRAYSCQETTSGALVTVEAQVAVVAPTVQPILRGTVRWVVDPGGALAVTVTAAREDQFPFLPRFGLRLFLPRELDAVSYTGLGPQEGYVDKHRACRYGTYSGTVAELVERYTRPQESGSRTGCDHLEVSSEQLSLRVLSPTPFSFNASPYTQEQLAATAHDHELVESGSTVLCLDAAQSGVGSASCGPALQEQYRLAAKNLSASFVLVADPH; encoded by the coding sequence ATGATCGTCCCCCGCTACTACGAGGACCTTTCTGTTCTTCACGAGAACACGCTGCCGCCCCGGGCGTACTACGTCCCGGACTCGGGGGCGGCGCCCAGACCAGTGCCACAGCGCGAGCGTTCCGACCGCTTCCAGCTGCTGACCGGCACCTGGATGATGGCCTACTACCCGTCGGTCCACGAGCTCACGGAGCCCTTCTGGCAGGAGGGTGCGGACCTCTCCGGCTTCCGCGCGCACGAGGTGCCGGGGACCTGGCAGTTCCAGGGGCTGGACGCCCACCAGTACACCAACGTCCGCTACCCCATCCCCCTGGATCCCCCCTTCGTCCCGCAGGACAACCCCGCCGGGGCCTACCTCACCAGCTTCGACTACGTGCCCGACCCCGCCGCCCCGACCACCACGCTCGTCTTCGAGGGGGTGGACTCCTGCTTCTACGTCTGGCTCAACGGCACCTACGTCGGCTACAGCCAGGTGAGCCACGCCACCAGCGAGTTCGACGTCTCCGCCCTGGTCCGGGCGGGCGGCAACCGCCTGGCGGTCCTGGTGCTCAAGTGGTGCGACGGCACCTACCTGGAGGACCAGGACAAGTTCCGCACCACCGGCATCTTCCGCGACGTCTACCTCCTCAAGCGCCCCACGGCCCACGTGCACGACTACGTCGTCACCACCACTGTCGGCCAGCAGCCGGGGGACCGGGCGGTGGTCAGCCTGCGCGCCTCCTTCCGTGGCGGTGAGCCGCAGGTGCGCGCCGTCCTGACCGACGACGCCGGCACCCGGCTGGCGGCGGGCGAGCTCCGGCGCACCGGGGACGACGACGAGCCCCACCCCTGGTCGGTAGAGCTCCCGGTCGACCAGCCGCGCCTGTGGAGCGCGGAGGACCCCTACCTCTACAACCTGGAGATCGTCGCGGCCGACGAGGTCATCCGCGAGCGCGTCGGGGTGCGGACGGTCCGGACCGCGGGGCCGGTGCTCCTGGTCAACGAGCGGCCGGTCAAGCTGCGGGGCGTCAACCGCCACGACTCGGACCCGCTGACCGGGCCCACGGTCAGCCTGGCGCACATGGAGCGCGACCTGCGGCTCATGCGGGAGCACAACATCAACGCCGTGCGCAGCGCCCACTACCCGAACGACCCGCGCTTCTACCAGCTCTGCGACGAGTACGGCTTCTACGTCATGAGCGAGGCGGACAACGAGAGCCACGGCACCCAGACGCAGTTCCTGGAGGACAGCTCCTGGCCCAACGTCGTCGAGCACTGGAACGAGCGGATCGCCAACAACCCCGACTGGATCGAGCCGACCCTGGACCGTGTCCGCCTGTGCGTGACCCGTGAGCGCAACCGCCCCTCGATCATCTCCTGGTCCGCCGGCAACGAGTGCGCCTACGGGTGGACCTTTGAGGCGGCCCTCCTGTGGATGAAGACGGTCGACCCCACCCGGGTCACGCACTACGAGTCCGCCTACTACCGCTCCCAGGACCGCCGCTACGACTACTCCAGCATCGACCTCTACTCGCGCATGTACCCGGCGCTGGACGAGATCCGCGAGTACCTGGCCGCTGAGCCGGACAAGCCCCTGGTCCTGGTCGAGTACAGCCACGCCATGGGCAACGGCCCCGGGGACCTGGAGGACTACTGGCAGCTGATCCTGGATGAGCCCAGGATGTGTGGCGGCTTCGTCTGGGAGTGGTGCGACCACGCCGTGCGCGCAGGCACCACGCCGGAAGGCCGGCCGGTCTACCTCTACGGCGGCGACCACGGTGAGACCGTCCATGACGGCAATTTCTGCGTGGACGGCCTGGTGCGCCCGGACCGCGTCCCGCACACCGGCCTCAAGGAGCTGTGGAACGTGCAACGGCCGGTGCGGGTCTGTGGGACCGACCTCCCGGCGGGCACGCTCCGCCTACGCAACCTGCTCGACTTCACCCCCCTGCGCGGCACGGTGGAGCTCACGGCGGTGCTCACGGTGGACGGCGCCGTGGCCGCCACCTGCCCCCTGGGCCTGGAGGAGCCGGTGGAGCCCGGCGCCACCACCACGGTCACCCTGCCCCAGCCCCTGCTCGACGCCGTTCCCGACGCCGGGCGGTGCACGCTCACGGTCGAGTACCGCCTGGCGCGCCCCCTGCCGCTGCTGGAGCCGGGCCACCTGCTCGGCTTCGACGAGCTACCGGTCCCCACCGTGGACCCCCGCCCGGCCGCCGTCCGGGAGGTCCTGGACCGGGAGGCCTGCGGGGTGCCGCCCCGGGCCACGACCAGCGGCACCTGCATCACCGTGACCGGCAGCGGCTTCCGCTACGTGTTCGACCGGCGCTGCGGGATGCTGGCCGAGGCGGAGGTCTCCGGGAACCGGCTGCTGGACGCCCCGGTCAGCCTCAACATCTGGCGGGCCCCCACCGACAACGACCGCCACCTCCAGGTCGAGTGGAAGCGGGCGCGCTACGACCAGGCCTGTACACGCGCCTACTCCTGCCAGGAGACCACCAGCGGCGCCCTGGTCACGGTCGAGGCACAGGTCGCCGTGGTGGCCCCGACGGTCCAGCCGATCCTGCGGGGCACCGTCCGCTGGGTCGTGGACCCCGGCGGCGCCCTGGCCGTCACGGTCACCGCGGCCCGCGAGGACCAGTTCCCCTTCCTGCCCCGGTTCGGACTGCGCCTGTTCCTGCCCCGCGAGCTGGACGCCGTCAGCTACACGGGCCTGGGACCCCAGGAGGGCTACGTAGACAAGCACCGGGCCTGCCGCTACGGCACCTACTCAGGAACCGTCGCGGAGCTGGTGGAGCGCTACACGCGCCCCCAGGAGAGCGGCTCACGCACAGGCTGCGACCACCTGGAGGTCTCCAGCGAGCAGCTGAGCCTGCGGGTGCTCTCCCCGACCCCGTTCAGCTTCAACGCCTCGCCGTACACGCAGGAGCAGCTGGCCGCCACCGCGCACGACCACGAGCTCGTCGAGAGCGGCAGCACCGTGCTGTGCCTGGACGCCGCCCAGTCCGGCGTCGGCTCCGCCAGCTGCGGCCCGGCCCTGCAGGAGCAGTACCGCCTCGCAGCCAAGAACCTGTCGGCCTCCTTCGTCCTGGTCGCCGACCCCCACTGA
- a CDS encoding MFS transporter, whose amino-acid sequence MNDKKYLKWYNKLGYGTGDIAGNVVYAFLAFFVMIYLTDTQGMSAGVVGTLMMLSKLFDGFSDFIFGVLMDKTRSRMGKARPWMFWGFFGCAAMIIAIFAIPVSLGDTAKYAWFFVAYTLLNAGFYTANNIAYGALTALITKNANERVQMGSIRFVFAFGTSLAIQAATVGAVDALGGGAEGWRAVAIIYALIGLFWNSVAVFSVRELTPEELADAGAGAVEDRIPLKESLQLLRANRYYMLLVVMFIIMQLFGALNGMGIYFMTYVLHDPKLLGAFAWAYNVPQMLGLLALPFIVAKVGNMRRVDLWGYVVAIAARVGIIVGGYMLNVPVMLFFTAVAMLGTSALQGTLTALIAEASEYTYLRSGKRVDGLMFSCTSLGTKLGGGLGTAMSGWLLSAAGYVSSTSGQTVEQPHSVITMLQVSYLWLPTAALLVVMGLLWFIDVEQVNERLRGEAAASVEQAAQA is encoded by the coding sequence ATGAACGACAAGAAGTACCTGAAGTGGTACAACAAGCTCGGATACGGCACCGGAGACATCGCCGGGAACGTCGTCTACGCCTTCCTGGCGTTCTTCGTCATGATCTACCTGACCGACACCCAGGGGATGAGCGCCGGGGTCGTCGGCACCCTGATGATGCTCTCCAAGCTGTTCGACGGCTTCTCGGACTTCATATTCGGGGTCCTGATGGACAAGACGCGCTCGCGGATGGGCAAGGCCCGGCCCTGGATGTTCTGGGGCTTCTTCGGGTGCGCCGCCATGATCATCGCGATATTCGCGATCCCCGTCAGCCTGGGGGACACCGCCAAGTACGCCTGGTTCTTCGTGGCCTACACCCTGCTGAACGCGGGCTTCTACACGGCAAACAACATCGCCTACGGCGCGCTGACGGCGCTCATCACGAAGAACGCCAACGAGCGGGTGCAGATGGGCTCGATCCGCTTCGTCTTCGCCTTCGGCACGAGCCTGGCGATCCAGGCTGCCACAGTCGGTGCCGTGGACGCGCTGGGAGGCGGGGCGGAGGGCTGGCGGGCGGTCGCCATCATCTACGCCCTGATAGGGCTCTTCTGGAACAGCGTGGCGGTCTTCTCCGTGCGGGAGCTCACTCCTGAGGAGCTGGCCGACGCCGGGGCCGGCGCGGTCGAGGACCGGATCCCGCTCAAGGAGTCGCTGCAGCTGCTGCGCGCCAACAGGTACTACATGCTCCTGGTGGTCATGTTCATCATCATGCAGCTCTTCGGGGCGCTCAACGGTATGGGCATCTACTTCATGACCTACGTCCTGCACGACCCGAAGCTGCTGGGGGCCTTCGCCTGGGCCTACAACGTCCCGCAGATGCTCGGCCTGCTCGCGCTGCCCTTTATCGTGGCCAAGGTCGGGAACATGCGGCGCGTGGACCTGTGGGGCTACGTGGTCGCGATCGCCGCCCGCGTCGGCATCATCGTGGGCGGGTACATGCTGAACGTCCCGGTGATGCTCTTCTTCACGGCGGTGGCCATGCTGGGCACCTCCGCGCTGCAGGGCACGCTGACGGCGCTGATCGCGGAGGCCAGTGAGTACACCTACCTGCGCTCCGGCAAGCGGGTGGACGGGCTCATGTTCTCCTGCACCTCGCTGGGCACCAAGCTCGGCGGGGGACTGGGAACCGCCATGTCCGGCTGGCTCCTGAGCGCCGCCGGGTACGTGAGCTCCACCTCCGGGCAGACGGTCGAGCAGCCGCACTCCGTGATCACCATGCTGCAGGTCTCCTACCTCTGGCTGCCGACCGCCGCCTTGCTGGTGGTCATGGGGCTCCTGTGGTTCATCGACGTCGAGCAGGTCAACGAGCGGCTCCGCGGTGAGGCGGCCGCCTCGGTGGAGCAGGCGGCGCAGGCCTGA
- the thiL gene encoding thiamine-phosphate kinase: MLPLDDARLVGEVGEEALLAAFTPLLPIGGHALVGNGDDCAVLAASDGRYCVSTDLLVEGHHFDRAWSTPEQVGARAAAQNLADVAAMGAVPTAVVVGLVLPPSTTVGWVRGLARGLGQACQACGAGVVGGDLSAGEQLVVSVTVHGDLQGRAPLLRDGARPGDLLVHAGDLGRSAAGLALLRAGISGPEQLGPQASPPVREAVAWALAGFRSPAPPLSLGPALARAGAHALMDVSDSLLRDAGRLARASGVRLDLDDPCGQGSWLAGCRRRLEVLVPLLQAPGPGALTAEVARTAAAWVLTGGEDHGLLAAVPAGSQEALPAGVRVLGRVLEHVPGTPSVTVGGEPWQGAVGWDHFEA, encoded by the coding sequence GTGCTGCCGCTCGACGACGCCCGCCTGGTGGGTGAGGTGGGTGAGGAGGCGCTGCTGGCCGCCTTCACCCCGCTGCTGCCTATCGGGGGGCACGCCCTGGTGGGCAACGGTGACGACTGCGCGGTGCTGGCCGCCTCCGACGGGCGCTACTGCGTGAGCACGGACCTGCTGGTGGAGGGCCACCACTTTGACCGCGCCTGGTCCACCCCCGAGCAGGTTGGGGCCCGCGCCGCCGCCCAGAACCTGGCGGACGTGGCCGCCATGGGGGCGGTGCCCACCGCCGTGGTGGTGGGCCTGGTGCTGCCCCCCAGCACCACCGTGGGCTGGGTGCGGGGCCTGGCCCGGGGCCTGGGGCAGGCCTGCCAGGCCTGCGGCGCCGGGGTGGTGGGTGGCGACCTCAGCGCCGGGGAGCAGCTGGTGGTCAGCGTGACCGTGCACGGTGACCTGCAGGGTCGTGCCCCGCTGCTGCGCGACGGCGCCCGCCCCGGGGACCTGCTGGTCCACGCCGGGGACCTGGGGAGGTCCGCGGCCGGGCTAGCGCTGCTGCGTGCCGGGATCAGCGGCCCCGAGCAGCTGGGACCGCAGGCTAGCCCGCCGGTGCGGGAGGCGGTGGCCTGGGCGCTCGCGGGCTTCCGTAGCCCTGCCCCGCCGCTGAGCCTGGGGCCCGCCCTGGCGCGGGCGGGGGCCCACGCCCTGATGGACGTCTCCGACTCCCTGCTGCGTGACGCCGGCCGCCTGGCCCGGGCCAGTGGGGTGCGCCTGGACCTGGACGACCCCTGCGGCCAGGGCAGCTGGCTGGCGGGCTGCCGCCGACGTCTGGAGGTACTGGTGCCGCTGCTGCAGGCCCCGGGACCAGGGGCGCTCACGGCGGAGGTGGCCCGTACCGCAGCCGCCTGGGTGCTTACGGGAGGGGAGGACCACGGTCTGCTGGCGGCCGTGCCCGCAGGCAGCCAGGAGGCCCTGCCCGCAGGCGTGCGGGTGCTGGGCCGGGTGCTGGAGCATGTGCCGGGTACGCCCTCGGTGACGGTCGGCGGCGAGCCCTGGCAGGGGGCGGTGGGCTGGGACCACTTCGAGGCCTGA